The following is a genomic window from bacterium.
TGAAGTTCAAATCAAAGTAGTCTCAGGAGTAAGTAGCGGGGATATTTTCCGTTTTAACCTCGATTCAGGAAGCAGTGTCAAGATCGGCCGCGCTCAGGATAATGACGTAGTGCTAGACGACCAAGCCGTCTCACGTAAACACGCCGAAGTGCGTTTACTTGAGAATAAGCTTGTGCTTGTCGATGTGGGCAGTTCACATGGAACTTTTCACATGGGCTTTCAAGTCCCGCCGCGTGATCAATCAGGGCGCGTATTAAAGAGTGGCGATGAATTCAAAATTGGCGATACTATTTTTTGCGTAGGTTATAACGCCCCCAAGGAGGCTCAGGACGAGCGCCCGCAGCAAGGTTTAAGTGCAGCTCGTGCTAATTTAGGAATCAAATTTAAGAATAAAAAAATTCTCTACCCCTTGATTGTACTTGCAGCCTTGGCACTTGCGGCCTTACTGGTCATGCCTGCTGAGAAAAAATCTGCGTTACCTACGCAACATAGTGACCTTGCAGTGCAGGTTCCAAGTGACGCAGTAATTGGTTTTATCAATGCTGGCGGAGGAAAGGGCCAGAGTGACCAATCACGTGCAGATAAGGCAGTCTTTACTTTACCAGCTTCAGATTTGTTAGTTGAAGCTGAGTACATCAATGAGGCAGTTCTTGATATTAAGCTTGATGAAGGCACAATCGAATCAATTGACCCGAATACTAAAGGCTGGGCCAAGCTTGCCATTCTAATTCGTGACTCACTGACTGGTAAGGACCGCAAGCTTGTTTTTGATAACACTTCTTATCCCTTTAAAAAGCAGCAAGATGGACAGACTCCAAAGCGTTATGGTGTGCGCAGCACTCGGGCCACACCCTTGAGTCGCATGCCTACAGACACTGTAGAACAACGACTTGCTACACTAAGAACTTCGCTAGATACGATGGATACAAGTGCGCATGCATTATTTAATACAATTCGTGCGGCACAGCGCCTCGTGATTGAACTACTCACGCACTTTCGTGTGGATGCTTCACTGATTAAAATTTCTACCGAGTCGACATTGCCAAGTGCTGTGGAGCTCCGTGCCCGGATCGATTCTTTATTACAAGGTTTCAACAATGCAACACTTTCTCCCACTCAGATTATAAAGCAAGCAAGCGCACTCCTTGCTGATTTAGATTCTGAACTTTGGCGACGTGCGCAGAGTCGTTTTATTAAGGCAAAGCTTGCATCGCAAGCGAAGAATTACATCGATGCATATGATCACTTAGTAGCAGTTAAAGCCATGATCCCCGATGAGTCCGATGAGCGCTGGGTGATTGCACAGCGGCTCTTTTCTGATGATAAAATTGTACCTAAAAAAGTTCGACTAAAACCAGAGAAATATCGCAAGAATTAGTATGTTAAAAATTATTGTTCATGATGGAAGCGGCAACAAAAACGAACTTAGTTTCGATAAAACATCGATCATGATCGGTAAGGCGCCGGGGAATGATATTGTGCTCTCAAACGAGAGCGTTTCACGCTTTCACTCGCGCATTACGGTCGACGAAGAGACGATTGAAATCGAAGATGTGGGCAGTACGAATGGTACTTATGTCAACGCTAAGCGTATTCAGAAGCAAGTTGTAACTGCGAAAGATAAAATTACAATTGGTACAGTTTTAATTACGTGTAATTTGGTTGCGACTGAAGGGCTGGAGCAAAATTCAACGGCCGAGACGCAAGGTGAGCGCCAACCTCTAGCAGCTCAGGTGCTTACGCGCGAAGAAACAGCTGCTGAGAAACCTTCAGCAGTAGTTGAGAAGCCAGCGCAGACTTCAGATCAGTTTTTCATGCAGTCTTTGCGGAGCTTTTTTGGTCCACTTTGGGATTATATTACAGACGACAACACTTCGGAGTTAATGATTAATGGACCAAAGGATATCTATATTGAGTCGAAGGGACGTTTGCAGAAACTGGATGCAGAAATTAGCCCAAGTCAGCTAGACGCGCTGGTCATTAATGTTAGTCAGTATGTTGGCCGCCGCATCAGCGAAGAAGAACCCTACCTAGACGCGCGGTTGCCAGACGGGTCGCGTGTCGCTGTTTTAATGCCTCCCTGTTCTCGCAAAGGTACAGCAGTTGCCATTCGAAAATTTTCCAAGGAAAAACTCACGCTTCAAAAATTATTTGAATTTGGCAGTCTTTCGCAGGAGATGATCGTTTTTCTTGAAGCTGCAGTTTTGTTGAAAAAAAATATTATTGTTTCCGGGGGCACGAGCTCAGGAAAAACCTCATTACTCAACGTAATCTCTGGGTTAATTCCAACTGATGAGAGAATTCTAACAATCGAAGACGCTGCTGAGTTACAGCTCTCCCAAGATCATGTCCTGCCGATGGAAACCCGACCTCCGGATAAGCGCGGCAAGGGACAAATTACAATCCGTGACCTCGTCAAGGTTTCACTACGTATGCGTCCGGACCGAATTGTAGTTGGTGAAATACGAGGTGGTGAGGCTCTTGATTTGCTTCAAGCGATGAACACTGGTCACTCCGGCTCGATGGCAACCGTCCACGCCAGCTCTCCGGATCAAGCGATGACGCGACTAGAAACATTGGCTTTGTTTTCCGGTGTTGAGATTCCACTGCGTGCACTACGCGAGCAGGTTTCAACGGCAATAAACATCGTTGTTCAGGCATCGCGTTTGCCTGATCATTCACGTAAGGTCACCCACATTAGCGAAGTCTTGCCCTTAGATGACCAAGGTCGTTACAACGTGCAGGATTTGTTCGTATTTGAGCATACTGGACGAGATCAGTCAGGCAAAATTTCAGGCAAACATATTGTAACTGACAACAAACCTTCATTTCTTGATGAAATGAAATTATCTGGATGTAAAGAGGCGCTCGCTTTGTACGAGTAAATAATTATGGCATTACCTAAAGTATTTAGAAATAGATTTGAAACCGGCGATTTAATCGTTGAGCGTCCCAGTGCGCATATCTATAAAGGCTATGATCGCGAGCTAGGTAGGCGTGAACTTGCGATTAAGATCTATGTAGAAAAACCTCAGGATGACCCAGCGCTAATTAAAGAGTTTGAGAACGAAGTTGAACTACTTAAGCGTTGCACGCATGAAACGCTAGTTCCGATTCTGGCTGGTGGGGCAGAAGACGGGGTGTTTTTCATTGCGATGGAGTACATTGAGGGAGTGACCCTCAAGGATTTATTAAAAGATAATCCTAGTGGGTTCGATCTACCGCGCGCGTTAGGAATTGTTAAGGACCTTGCTGATGGTCTTGCAGAATTGCACTCGCAGGGAGCAGTGCATGGGCACCTAGACAGTCGTGCGATTATTTTTAAGGCGCAGATTCCACGGATCTCTGGCTACTACCCGCGTGTAATTGAAAAAATACACAAAATGCTGACCTCAGATTCACGACTAATTGTCGACCCTGCCTACATTTCACCTGAACAGGTTACGGCTCCGGATAAAATCGACGCACGTGCTGATATCTATGCCTTAGGGGTCTTGGCTTTTGAAATCATGACTGGACAGAAACCTTTCACTTCAAATAATCCGCTGCAGCTTGCGATGAAACATGTGCAAGATAAAATTCCGTCACCAGCGAAAATCAATGCGAATATTTCACCATTGGTTGATGCAGCTGTGATGCGTGCCTTGTCGAAAAATCCAGCTGAACGATTCAGTAATTGTGCAGAGTTTATCGATGCTTTAAGTGGCGGAAAAGGTATGGTGAAAAATCCTTTTGCTGGCCTTACTCCTGAAACTTTAGTCGAAGGTTTGGGCGATGTATCTCAGACAATGCCTGTTTCAATGTCGGTTGAAACTATTCAGAAAATCTTATCAACACATGCTCCCAAGCGTGAGCAAGTTGAGGATGATAGCAGCTCGACTTTAATGGGTAGAGCTGCAGTTAAAGACACTCAGCCAGTCACTGATAGCGACGAGATGGCACAGACTGCGATTGGCATGCAAGCAGTTGGCCAGAAGAAGCAAGCAAGTCTCGTGCAGCTAACCGGCAAAGATAAGGGTAAGAAGTTTACCCTGTCCCAACAGCAGTCAATCGGTGGACGCGATCAGTCCTGTGCTATTCCACTTAGTGAATCTGCGATGCCGATGCGCGCATTTATTATTACCGAGCGCAATAATCACTATTTCTTATCCTCTTTTGGCACGACTGGCGTAACGGTGAATGGCCATCAACTTGAGGATGAACAGGAACATCAGTTACAGCGTGGTGACATGATCTCTGTCGGCGTTATTGATCTGCGCTTTGTCGCACCCGGTGAAGTCTTTACTTTTAAAGAGGATGTCGCAGACCGAGTAATTGATCGCCCACCAAGTAAGTTACCACAAGTATTTGTAGCGCTTGGAGTTGTGTTTTTATTACTATCAGGCGGCGGCGTTTACTATTATTTGCATAACGCCGATATTGCTAAATCTAAGAAAGAAGCTGAAAACCGTAAAAAGGCAAAAGAGCGCGATGAGCTAATGGCTAAGCTCAAGACCGAAGGCGACACCTTCCTCAAGGAAGGCGCGCTGATTGAGCCTCCGGGTGCAAATGCCAAAGAGCGCTTTCGTGCAGTCCTTGAACTGAGTGAGAATGATGGCTATGCCAAGCGACGCTTGCAGGAGATTGATGAACGCTTGCTTGTACTTGATGAATCAAAACGACGTCGCCAAGAACTTGATCAGAAGATTGGCAACATGCTTGCTGATGGAGAGCGCTACTTCCAAGCTGGAGATTACATTTCACCTCCAGGACGTAACGCTAAGGAAGTGTTTGAGGCAGTCCTAAAAATTGACTCAACTCACCAGCAAGCGCAAGCGCGACTTAAGGAAATTGGCAACATCTTGTCTGATCTTTCCGGAAAAATAGAAGAACTTCTGAAAAAAGCTCAGCTGCATATTGATCAGAATGAAATTGTGCAACCAGCTGGTGCAAATGCCCTTGAAGCTTTGCAACAGGTACTTAAAGTGCAACCACAAAATACAATTGCGAAGAACGCCTTATACGACTTAGCTGCGCAGCAAGTATTTTTAGGAGACCAGGCCAAGGCGCAAGCTAATGCTGGTCAGATGCGACAATTTTATCTCACTGCACAAGCGCTTGGTGTTGACCCTAAGTATTTAGAGCCACGTCTACAGGGTGCACAGCTAATGGAGAAATCTAGAGCAAGCGTTATTATTTACCAACGTGGTAATCAGGCTGCGACAACCAAAGAAGAGGGACCATCAACTTACTTGCCGACTCAGGAAATTGATCGACGTGTAGCGGAGCGTTCGCTTGCGTCAAATTCCCAGCGTGGGCAGGGTGGGCGAGTCTTTATCGATCTTTCTCGGCTGGGTAAATAGCTAACTTAAGATTCTGGCCAAGAAAAATTGTGCGGCTGAATTTACTAGTTCCTGAAATTGTACTGTTTTTCGCAACCTGCATCTACTTGTTACTCGCATTTATTGTCGGTCGCCCCGCTGTGCTAGGTCTTGAAGATGCACTGAGGCGTATTAGCTTTATTTGCTGCTACTATGCGCTTAGCCTTTTCGTAGTTTTTCTTTGTGCGCGACTTAAGTCAATCCAAGAGTGTCGGCAAAGTAAAACGCAGCTAGCATTTAATGATTTCTCTAGGCAGGCTCTACGTACGAGCTTCTCTTACTCACGCATTTTATGTGATCTGCGACTACTTCTAGTAATTGCCTGCACCTTTACAGTTTATGTAAATCTTAAGGATTTAATTCCGCTGATCAATCCAAATGTTTATGATCAATATATCATCGACCTCGAGGCCTTTGTCTTTGGCTTTCCACTGACTGCCGCGCTAGGTTCAACACTTACAGCTGATTCCGCATCTTACTGGAGCACGGTCTATACATTTTTTTATTCGTATATGGGACTAAGTGTTTTAATAGTACTTTTGCATGGAAGACAGCAGATCACGCATGAATTTGTTACGGCATTTGTGCTCGTTTGGTTTATAGGAATTCTTGTTGTGTATGCGCTACCGACCTTAGGACCTTGTTTTTATGACTGGCCGGCTGAGCACTTAATCTACCCAAGTGGTGTGCATGACATGCAAGAGAAGCTTTATCGCTGGATGATTTTGCTGGGTGAGAATCCGTTCAGGCAGAATGCAGCTTATATGATCTCCGGACTACCGAGCTTACACATTGCTGTGCCGACTCTTGCTACTTACTATTTATTGAGAGTCAATCGCATTGTCGGTGCAGCATCAATACTATTTATGATGCTTACTTTTTATGCGGCTTTAGTTTTCGAATGGCATTATGTCAGTGATCTTTTAGCCGGGATTTGTCTTGGTTTATTTTGTATTATGCTCGCGCGAAAGCTTACTAAGACAGAGCTTAAAGTGTGATTATTTTGTGAACCTCACAGCAACTAAAATTATTCCTCAAGCTCTGGCCCAGCACGTCCTCGTCGTATTTATTTTACTCGCCCTAGGTCTTGGCTATCAATCTTTGTCTGATCTAGACCTGGGTTGGCATTTAGCAAGCGGGCTATGGATCATTAAACACAAACAAGTCCCATGGGCTGACCCCTTCTCAATTAGTGTTACACCGTGGATTGATTACTCGTGGTTATTTGATTTATTGATTGCGAGCGTTTACTCACTTGCAGGCTTTAAAGGCTTAATTGCAGCGCAAGCGCTATTACCAGCGATCTTAGTCGCCTTAGTATATCAGGCATTTAATCGCGTAGCTCACAGCCGTTTTCTTGTTTTACTAGGCCTTGCCATACTTGCAACGTATGGAGTCTGGTCGCTTAGGCCGCAAATGCTAAGTCTTATCTTTTTTGTGATTGCTCTTAGATATGCAAATAGCCACTCTAAGCACTCACTTTTAATTTTAAGCATACTTACAATAGTAGCGGCTAATATCCACGTATTTTGGGTTTTTATTCCTCTGCTTTGGTTACTTAAGGAGGAGGGGAGTTTAAAACAGAGAACTCTAGGTAGTTTTTCTTTGGTGTTGTGCTCACTGGTTAATCCATATGGCTACAAACTCTGGGAGGTGATATTTAATTATGCAACCGCGCATACAAATGCATACTTAATGATTCATGAGTTTGCGCCGATTTACGAGAGTAGTGGCTTAGCGCTTTGTTTATTTGCACTCTTTACTCTGGCTTTGGCATTTACATTTAGAAGGCTCAGTTCTTTTCGTCGCGTATTGCTACTTATTTTTTTTGCTGGATCATTTGTGCGCGTTAAAATATTGCCATTCTATGCGATTTTGGCGGCGCTGACTCTTCTTGGCAAGTTAGCTAGTGAGGAAGTAGATCGCAAGGAGCTTAGGGTTGACACTAAAGGACTTAGCTATTTGATTGGGTTTAAAGTGCTTCTGACATTAAACTTATTTATTACAATTATATCGACCCCTCTTTTATCAGATCGCGCTCAATCAATTCTTAGTTTATGGGGCAAGGTTCACACACTCAGTCATAGCAATGTGATTAGTCACTTTAATGACAGTGGCTGGTTGATACTGGCTGAGTACTTGCGGTCGATGCCAGACGATCCGCTGCTGAGAATAGTTTTGGATGGGCGCACGCTTGTGACTGGCGAGGAAAAACTGCAAGAAGCAGCCGAGTTAAATGCTGATCCAAGACGAATACTGGAATTCGCAGAAAAGTATCATGTTGATTACGCATTATTTCCGA
Proteins encoded in this region:
- a CDS encoding FHA domain-containing protein; the protein is MAEVQIKVVSGVSSGDIFRFNLDSGSSVKIGRAQDNDVVLDDQAVSRKHAEVRLLENKLVLVDVGSSHGTFHMGFQVPPRDQSGRVLKSGDEFKIGDTIFCVGYNAPKEAQDERPQQGLSAARANLGIKFKNKKILYPLIVLAALALAALLVMPAEKKSALPTQHSDLAVQVPSDAVIGFINAGGGKGQSDQSRADKAVFTLPASDLLVEAEYINEAVLDIKLDEGTIESIDPNTKGWAKLAILIRDSLTGKDRKLVFDNTSYPFKKQQDGQTPKRYGVRSTRATPLSRMPTDTVEQRLATLRTSLDTMDTSAHALFNTIRAAQRLVIELLTHFRVDASLIKISTESTLPSAVELRARIDSLLQGFNNATLSPTQIIKQASALLADLDSELWRRAQSRFIKAKLASQAKNYIDAYDHLVAVKAMIPDESDERWVIAQRLFSDDKIVPKKVRLKPEKYRKN
- the tadA gene encoding Flp pilus assembly complex ATPase component TadA — protein: MLKIIVHDGSGNKNELSFDKTSIMIGKAPGNDIVLSNESVSRFHSRITVDEETIEIEDVGSTNGTYVNAKRIQKQVVTAKDKITIGTVLITCNLVATEGLEQNSTAETQGERQPLAAQVLTREETAAEKPSAVVEKPAQTSDQFFMQSLRSFFGPLWDYITDDNTSELMINGPKDIYIESKGRLQKLDAEISPSQLDALVINVSQYVGRRISEEEPYLDARLPDGSRVAVLMPPCSRKGTAVAIRKFSKEKLTLQKLFEFGSLSQEMIVFLEAAVLLKKNIIVSGGTSSGKTSLLNVISGLIPTDERILTIEDAAELQLSQDHVLPMETRPPDKRGKGQITIRDLVKVSLRMRPDRIVVGEIRGGEALDLLQAMNTGHSGSMATVHASSPDQAMTRLETLALFSGVEIPLRALREQVSTAINIVVQASRLPDHSRKVTHISEVLPLDDQGRYNVQDLFVFEHTGRDQSGKISGKHIVTDNKPSFLDEMKLSGCKEALALYE
- a CDS encoding protein kinase gives rise to the protein MALPKVFRNRFETGDLIVERPSAHIYKGYDRELGRRELAIKIYVEKPQDDPALIKEFENEVELLKRCTHETLVPILAGGAEDGVFFIAMEYIEGVTLKDLLKDNPSGFDLPRALGIVKDLADGLAELHSQGAVHGHLDSRAIIFKAQIPRISGYYPRVIEKIHKMLTSDSRLIVDPAYISPEQVTAPDKIDARADIYALGVLAFEIMTGQKPFTSNNPLQLAMKHVQDKIPSPAKINANISPLVDAAVMRALSKNPAERFSNCAEFIDALSGGKGMVKNPFAGLTPETLVEGLGDVSQTMPVSMSVETIQKILSTHAPKREQVEDDSSSTLMGRAAVKDTQPVTDSDEMAQTAIGMQAVGQKKQASLVQLTGKDKGKKFTLSQQQSIGGRDQSCAIPLSESAMPMRAFIITERNNHYFLSSFGTTGVTVNGHQLEDEQEHQLQRGDMISVGVIDLRFVAPGEVFTFKEDVADRVIDRPPSKLPQVFVALGVVFLLLSGGGVYYYLHNADIAKSKKEAENRKKAKERDELMAKLKTEGDTFLKEGALIEPPGANAKERFRAVLELSENDGYAKRRLQEIDERLLVLDESKRRRQELDQKIGNMLADGERYFQAGDYISPPGRNAKEVFEAVLKIDSTHQQAQARLKEIGNILSDLSGKIEELLKKAQLHIDQNEIVQPAGANALEALQQVLKVQPQNTIAKNALYDLAAQQVFLGDQAKAQANAGQMRQFYLTAQALGVDPKYLEPRLQGAQLMEKSRASVIIYQRGNQAATTKEEGPSTYLPTQEIDRRVAERSLASNSQRGQGGRVFIDLSRLGK
- a CDS encoding phosphatase PAP2 family protein → MRLNLLVPEIVLFFATCIYLLLAFIVGRPAVLGLEDALRRISFICCYYALSLFVVFLCARLKSIQECRQSKTQLAFNDFSRQALRTSFSYSRILCDLRLLLVIACTFTVYVNLKDLIPLINPNVYDQYIIDLEAFVFGFPLTAALGSTLTADSASYWSTVYTFFYSYMGLSVLIVLLHGRQQITHEFVTAFVLVWFIGILVVYALPTLGPCFYDWPAEHLIYPSGVHDMQEKLYRWMILLGENPFRQNAAYMISGLPSLHIAVPTLATYYLLRVNRIVGAASILFMMLTFYAALVFEWHYVSDLLAGICLGLFCIMLARKLTKTELKV